Genomic segment of Avibacterium volantium:
GCAACTTGCCAATGATTTTGTGACTAAACGCACAATGTTAATGGGCGGTTGGGGAATGCAACGCCAACGCCACGGTGAGCAAAGCCACTGGATGATGGTCACGCTAGCTTCTATGCTTGGACAAATTGGTTTACCGGGCGGCGGCTTCGGCTTTAGTTATCACTATGCCAATGGTGGTGTGCCAACTGCAACAGGCGGAATTTTAGGTTCGATCACCGCAAATCCAGCCGTACAAGCAGGGGAAAAAACGTGGCTTGATGAAACATCTAAAATGGCATTTCCTGTGGCACGGGTGGCAGATGCTTTACTTAACCCCGGCAAAACGATTCAATATAATGGCACGGAAATTACCTATCCCGATATTAAATTAGTTTATTGGGCAGGTGGTAATCCATTTGTACATCATCAAGATACCAATACCTTAGTGAAAGCCTTCCATAAGCCAGATACCTTTATTGTGAATGAAGTAAACTGGACTCCAACGGCACGAATGGCTGATATTGTATTGCCTGTAACCACAAGTTATGAGCGTAACGACTTAACAATGTCAGGCGATTATTCAATGATGAATATCTACCCAATGAAACAAGTTGTGCCACCGCAATTTGAAGCGAAAAGTGATTATGACATCTTCACCGAATTAGCCAAGCGTGCTGGTGTGGAAGAACAATTCACCGAAAATAAATCGGAAATGGATTGGTTAAAAGGTTTCTACCAAACGGCATTTGATGCGGCACGTAAAAACCGTGTATTAATGCCTAAATTCGAGAAATTCTGGGAAGAAAATAAACCGATTACTTTCAAAGCCAATGAAAAAGCGAAAAAATGGGTGCGTTATGAAGAGTTCCGCAATGATCCGTTGTTGAATCCATTGGGTACACCATCAGGTAAAATTGAAATTTATTCTGATGTGGTAGCCAAAATGAATTATGACGATTGCAAAGGCTATCCAAGCTGGATGGAACCGGCAGAATTTGCTGGCAACACCACAGCAGAAGCACCTTTAGCTTTAGTTACGCCACACCCATATTATCGTTTGCACAGCCAGCTTGCACATACTTCATTACGTCAAAAATATGCCGTGAATGATCGCGAGCCAGTGTTGATTCATAAAGATGATGCGGCAACGCGTGGTATTGTTGATGGTGATATTGTGCGAATTTTCAATTCTCGCGGACAAGTGCTTGCCGGGGCTGTGGTTACTGATGGCATTATCAAAGGCACGGTCGCCTTGCACGAAGGGGCTTGGTATGATCCTGCGAATCTTGGACAATCGGATAAACCATTGTGTAAAAATGGCTGCCCGAATGTGCTTACTCGCGATGAAGGCACGTCAAAACTTGCACAGGGTAACTCGCCAAATACTTGTATCGTACAAGTAGAAAAATTCACTGGCGAAGCACCAGCCGTAACGGTGTTTAAACAACCGAAACAATCGGCGTAATTCCCCGGTAAACATAAAAAATCATTGAAAAGTGCGGTGGTTTTTGGTGAATTTTTTTAGATTAGCCACAATGTTCTAGTCGTTATAACCTAAACTGGATCGTATCGTTTTGCTAATCTTCCAGAAAAATAAAACTCAGTGATGAGCTGAGTTTTATGCCGACTAATGAAGAGCGGTACTTTTTTTATGAATTTCCAACAAATTTTCTTCTTTTTTTGGCATTTGTAGATAAAAGCCTTGTTGTTGGATTTTTTCTAGCACTTCTTGGTTATCTGCGTTGACGAGCGATTTTTCACCTTTAAGATTAAATAGCATCACAAAAATAGGCGTGCCGAAACTGTCGCGCAGGGTTTCGGGAATTGGGGAAAAATCATCGCGTTTGGCAATGTATAAATACATTCCTTCTTTTTTCTTACTTTTATAAATAGCGCAGAGCATAAGGCTTCCTATTATCCAGCTTGTTTATTTTTGCGTGATTTTTTCCATTTCCACAATACAATCAGGGCCACTACGCCGATAATGGCGTAAATAACGAATTGCCCCTTGTGGATTTGCTCATTCAACCAATCTAAATTACTTGCGCCAAAATGCCCTAAATAAACCCAAATTGGCACAGAAATTATGGCAGCCAAAAAATCAATCAGCACAAAACGGACAAAACTTACACGGCGGGTAATCCCTGAAACCATATAAATTGGCGCTCTTAAGCCGGGGAGAAAACGGGCGGTGAAAAGGACGCGATTACCATATTTATCAAATTGCGAACGCACCATTTGTAAGCGTTTTAAGGTAAGCATTTTGCGAATTGGGCGGAAACGCAAGATTTTTACCCCATAAGCGCGGCCTAACCAATACATCGTGCTGTCGCCGATTAACACCCCCAACATACTCACCACTAACATAATATGCGGATTGGTATAGCCTAAGCCAGAAATGACGCCGCCTGACACAAGGGTAATATCTTCAGGAATTGGCACGCCGAAACCACAGATGATCAAAACAAACAAAACAGCAAAGTAGCCGTAGTCAGTAAAAAAGTTGATTAAAAATTCCATATCAAATCCGCATTTAATTTGCCAGAATGGTTAAGTTCAAAATGCTGATTATTGTAACTTTTTTTGCGAAAATAGCCATTAAAAATATGGCAATAAGCAGATTTCTATTTGCCTTAAGGTCGGGCATTGATTATAATCTGCGGTCTCAAAGATTTCTTTGAGCTTGATTTTGTGAAATCGCTGGGTCGCCTGCGATTTTTTCGATTAACTTTTTATTAAAGAGAATACAATTATGTCATTCAAATTTAACGCTGAAGTGCGTACAGCGCAAGGTAAGGGTGCGAGCCGCCGCCTGCGTCATAATGGTCAAATTCCTGCAATCGTTTATGGTGGGAATGCAGAACCTGTTTCAATCATCTTAAACCACGATGAATTAAACAACGCTCAAGTACACGATTCTTTCTATTCAGACGTGATCACTTTAGTGATTGATGGTAAAGAAGTGGCTGTGAAAGTACAAGCAATGCAACGCCACCCATTCAAACCAAAATTAGTTCACATCGACTTCAAACGCGTTTAATTTTGCGTTGAATAAAAAAGCACCTTTTTGATCTGCCCCCAAAAAGTTAGACTATATTCTAATTTAATTTTAATTCAAGGACTGAGTTCTGTATTCCACAGGGCTTAGTCCTTTGAGCTTCACTTGAATACGCTCATTGTTGTAGTAATGAATGTACTCGTGAATCACTTTTTCAAGCTGTTCAAAGGTTTTAAACCGCTTGCCAAAGTAACATTCCGTCTTCAATCGCCCGAAAAAGCTTTCCATCGCACCATTATCAAGGCAATTGCCTTTTCTCGACATACTTTGCGTAATACCGTGTTTTTTCAATATCTCCTGATAACCCATCATTTGATACTGCCACCCTTGGTCGGAATGCAGTATCGGTTTTTCCCCCCGCTAATCGGTTCACCGCTTGGGTCAACATTCTGGTTATCTGCTCAAAATTCGGACTTCTCGCCACATCATAAGCAATAATTTCGTTATTAAACAAGTCTTTAATCGGCGATAAATACACTTTGCCTTCCGCACATTTGAACTCGGTGATATCCGTTACCCACTTCTCATTCGGCATCGTTGCCGTAAAATCCCGTTGCAACAGATTATCGGCAGTGTGTCCCACTTTGCCTTGGTAAGAACAATATTTTTTCTGCTTACTTTTTCCTTTTAACCCCAAACGTTGCATTATCGCTTGCACCCTTTTGTGGTTGATAATCAAGTATTTCCTTAATTCCAAGGTAATTCGACGATAACCATAATTTTCGTCATTTTTGCGATAAATTTCCTCTATTTTCTGTGAAATCGCTACATTTTTATCCGACTTTGGCTTGAGATGATAAAAGAACGAACTGCGTGCCAATCCGATTAGCCTGAGTAACAATTCCAACGGGAAATGCGAGCGTAAGGCATTTACGATGACGGCTTTTTCTGCATTTTTTGTTGGTTGAGTTCCTGCAACTTTTTTAGCATTGCATTCTCCGCTTCTAATTCCAAAATTCGGTAACGCAAGCGTTCTTCTTCTGTTTTGGGCGTTGGTGGCATTTTAGGTGAGTTGAGTTTCATACTTGGACGACCTTTAGGTTTGAGTAATAACCCATCTATACCTTGTTTTTCAAAGCGTTGCAACCATTGACTAATTATCCCTGAACTGGGGATATCAAAGCGAAAGCAGGCGGCTTCAGCGGAGCACTGGCCTTTTTTGATAGCTTGAATAACCTTTAATTTAAACTCAACAGAATAATATCGTTTTTTACCTAACACAGCTAATCCATTGATTCCATTATGATTAAATTTCGCAATCCAACGTGCTAACGTTCTTTGGGGAAGCTGAAAATACTGGCGAGTAAGCGAACGGTTTTTTCCATTTTGATGATAAAAGTCGAGCACTTGTTGTTTGAAACGTTGAGTATATTTAGTCATAAAAAATCTGCACCTTAATCAGTTGGTTGTTTAGTCCAACTTTTGGGGTGCAGATCATTTTAAGGTGCTTTTTTGTTATCTCTATTTTAGAACGCATATTCAATTTTCGCCCAATAAGTGCGAGGCATTCCCATCAAAGCAAAACTGCGATCATATTTTCCGCGTTGTACTTGCCAATAATGTTTATTGAATAGATTTTCTATCCCAACACGCAGAATAAGATCTTGGTTTTGGCGAATTTGGAAACGATATTTCGCGCCAAGATCCACTGTGGTATAAGATGGGAACTCATAGGTTTTTGCGTAATTTTGGTAGGATTTTCCATAATATTGCACCGCACTACTTAATAACAGATTTGGTGCGAAACTTGGCTCCCATTCTACGGCTGCTTTGGCAATAATGCGTGGGCTTGCCACTTGAGCGCCATTGATGATTTCTCCTGCATAGCTTGAGAAATCAATGAGATCGCCTTTGTTATAAGTGATGCCAAAACTTGGACGTAAACGGCCTTCAAGTAAGTTTGCATAAAGGTTAAATTCAATCCCACGATTGCGTTCTTTACCTTGTTCTTCCCCTGAAGTGCGGTGATATTTTGTGGCAAATTTTGCACTGATGATGCCGGGACGTGTGATTTGGTAAAGGCTAAGTGTGGTGGTGAAGGTTTCACTCCAGTTTTTTCTTGCGCCTAGCTCAATTTGACGGCTTACACGCGGATCAGCCATTGTGCCATCTTCATCGACATAACCCGGTTCAAGATCTTCCAAATAATTTCCATAAAGGACAAAATTGGAATTTGGCACCCAAGCAAGGGTAAGCATTGGACTAAAGCGGTGCGCTTTGCCGTCCGTTTTAACAGATTTTTCTCCCGTTGTGGCGTTGGTTTGATAATTGGTTTGTTTGATCCATTGTAAGCGACCGCCTAAGGTTAAACGGATTTGATCGTCAAATAGCCCGAGCGTATCGGCTAAGGCAAGACTGTAAGATTTTAATTTTTGATCCGTATTGCCTTGGGCTAAAGGTTTGAAGTTATCCACTTGAGCAAAGTGAGGGGCGTAGAGATTACCCCCAGAAAATGGTTTAAGCACAGGGCTTTGATCGAAATCTCGTTCGCGTAGTACCGCATCAAAAGCCACATTCCAATTATGGCTTAATGTGCCAGTAAAATGATGGCCTTGTAATTTTAGATTTCCGCTTGTGGTACGAGTGATAAAGTCCATCGCACGCATTTGGCTAATTTTATAATCACCGTTAGGTTGAATATTAGTAGCAAGAATTTGCCCGAAATTGCCGTAATAATTTGACGTCATATGCCCAATGCCGCCAGATAAAGTCATCTCATAAGGTAAGTCATAAGAAGCGGTGAGCATAATGGTTTGATCGCGCGTGGTTTGCCATGACCAAGCGGGGATTAAATTGATCTCGCCATTTGGGGCTGCAGGTAAGGCATAAGTGAGATTTTGAATATCCTGTACCCTTGCACGTCCGCCGTGTGTGGCACGTTTGGCATAGAGATAATCCAAGGCAACACGCAATTTTTCACCACGATAATCGGCGGAAATGGCAAATTCTTTATTGCGTTCATCATAATGATCGCGTGCTGTATCACCATCACGGTAAAGTCCATTGATGCGAATGCCCCATTCTTTATTTGTCCCAAAGCGGCGACCAAAATCAAAAGATTCTTGTAAACGGGAATCACTAAACCAAGCAAAACCAAGGCGATTAATGTCTTTATCGGTGGCGCGTTTGGTTTCAATATTGATTGAAGCACCTGATGACCCTTCGGGATCCATTCCTACCGTGGCAGTGGATGCGCCTTTAATCAGTTGGGCTGAGCTGACAGCAGCGGTCGGGGAATTGTAAGTGGAATATAATCCCGCTAAGCCGTTCAAACTAAATTGACGGGCATCTAATTGTAAACTACGCACATAAACGCCTTGCAAGGTGTTAGTTTCACCACCAAAATTCATTACAGAAGCATCGGTTTTTGCGATTGCATCAACAATATTGCGTGGTTGGTTATCTGCCAGTGCTTGTTCATCATAATTCACTACGGTGATCGGCGAAGTAAAGGCTAGTTGTTCGCCTAAAAGGCTTAAATTGACTTCTGATTTGAGCTTATTGGTGGCTTTGAATTTTTCTAATTCAGTAACCACATTGATTTCATCTAACGATTGATTCGTTTCAGCTAAAGCGGAAAAAGAAACCCCAAAGAAAAGTGCGGTGTAAATTGCGCTCAATTTTACAGGAATGGAATATTGCATAAATTTCTCATTGATAATTTGTTGAACTTATAAATAAAAGAAAAGCTCCTTTCCTTTCATTTGCCTATAAAAACAAGGGCGATTATAGAGTAATTACATCGCTCCAATCAATGAGAATTATTCTTATTTACAAACTGATAGCCATTCGCATTCCTTTCTCCGCACTTTCATAGATCAACGCAATCAATTTCAGCACGTCAGTGGCTTGTTGGGCGGTAACTTGCAATGGGGCTTGTTCGCGGAGAGCGGCGTAGATGTTGTCGTAATAGGCTTGGTAGTTGCCGCGTTCGGTTTCAATGGGGCTGCGGATAACAATGCCGTTGATTTCGGTGTGCAGTAGTCCCCAGTCTTTTTCAGGCTCAGCGTTCCAATCGCCTTGTGGTTTTGTGCCTTTAAGCAATAAGGCTTCTTGGTTATCCATTGTGGCTTTGATGTAGCTACCTTTCGTGCCTTGCAACATAATATAAGGGGCAGGTTCGCGGGCGCATTTGGTGGAAGATAGCACCACTTTTTTGTCCGCATAATAGAAAATAATTTCAAAGTTATCTTCCGATTTTGCGCCTGCACGTTGTGCTTTCATATCCGCATAAAGTGCGGTGGGAATACCGAATAAATCTACGCAATGATCGATCAAATGCACGCCTAAATCATAAACTAGCCCAGAGCCAAATTCGCCCGTTTCTTTCCACGCTTTGCTATTCGGTTTTTGGCTGAACCGTTCGTAACGCATTTCATAATGCACAATTTCGCCCAACATTTGATGTTCAAGCAGTTTTTTCACCGTTAAAGCACCGTTATCCCAACGGCGATTTTGGTAAACGGAAAGCATTACATTATGCTGTTTGGCGAGTTTATCTAGCTCTTCTGCTTGCGCAGGGTAAACTGCAAGGGGCTTTTCTACGATGACATTTTTGTCTGCCAAAATAGCTTGTTTTGCCATTTCGTAATGGGTGAGATTAGGTGTGGTGATAATCACCAAGTCAATTTCTGGGCTGAGCAGTTGTTCAAACTGATGTACCACTTCAATATAAGGATAGGCCTGTTTCGCTTTTTCACTGTTGCGTTCAAACACTTTACGCACTTGAAAACGCGGATCGAGATCTAAAAAAGGCATATGAAAGGTTTTGGCGGACATTCCAAAGCCTGCAATGGCGACATTAATGATTTTTTCCATTTGATTTTCCTATTGAATTGCTTTTAACTTTTGTAAAATTTCTTGGTCAGGTAGAGCCTGAATTTTGCGAATACGTTGGATAAGCAGCACGGCGGCAACCGTTAAACTCACCACAAATCCCACCCAAAAACCTGCCGCACCAATGCTTGGCATTAACCAATCGGTACGCGATAAAATATAGCCCAATGGCATTCCAATGCCCCAATAACAGAACATAGTGATGTATAAAATGGATTTAGTGTCTTTATAGCCACGCAATGCCCCTGCGGTGATCACCTGAATGGTGTCAGAAAATTGGTATAAGGCAGAAATTAACAGCAAATGGCTGGCGATTAAAATCACGTCTTGATCTGAAACGTAAATTTTAGGAATTTGTTGATTAAATAAAACCACAATGAGTGCGGTAAAACAGGCTAGGCTTAGCCCTACAGCAAGCGCTGAATAGAATACTGCTTTTGCTTGTTGTAATGAGCTTTCGCCCAAACGTTGCCCTACTAAAATGGTAGTTGCCATTCCTAAAGACATTGGCAACATAAAAATAAAGGAGCTGGTCGTTAGTGCAATTTGGTGGCTAGCGACTACTTCTGTACCAAGAGGTGAAAGTAAAAGGGAAGAAAGGGCGAATAATGCCACTTCGCAAAATAGTGCAATACCAATAGGGAAGCCCAAGCCTAGCACTTTTTTTAAGGTGGAAAAGTCAGGTTTTTCAATGATTTTATCAAAAAGATGAATATCACGCTGACTGCGAGCTTGACGTGAATAGCTAATCATCATTAAGCACATTGCCCAGTTTACAATTGCTGTTGCAATGCCACAGCCCACCGCACCAAAGGCTGGCACGCCAAGTTTACCGTAAATAAAAATATAATTAAGCGGAATATTAAGAAATAATCCCGCAAAGGTGATCAGCATTGTTGGCGCCGTTTTGGCGATGCCGTCATTTAAACAGCGAAAATTGATCATCAGCAAATAACCGGGTAAGCCCCACAGCATTGCGTGCAGATAATCAATGGTTATTTGTGCCAATCTTGGCTCCATTTTCATATGGCTGATGACATAATCACTGTAATAAATAAACAAGCCAAGGGGAATACAGCTTAACACCACCACCCACATACCTTGTCGCACATAGTGAGCGATCCGCTGGCGTTGGCCTGAACCATTGAGATAAGAAATAATCGGCGGCAAGGCAAGCAGTAAACCGTGTCCTAATAAAATCAGCGGTAACCAAATGGACGCGCCCACCGAAATCGCCGCCATATCCGCAGCGCTGACGCGACCAGCCATAATGGTGTCCACAAAACCCATTGAATTTTGTGCCATTTGCGCCAGTAAAATGGGGAAGGCGATCGCCACCAATTTGCCCATTTCTTGGCGATGATGTTGAATGAAACTAAATAACATAAAAATATCCGAATTTGTTATATACTATTGCAAGTTTTACCGAATTTACGGTGATGATTTTTAAGATAAGAGAGCTAATTATGTTTACAGGAATCGTGCAGGGCGTAGCCCAAATTCATTCTATTGATGAAAAAACGCATTTTAGAACACAGGTAGTTAAAATGCCACAGGAATTAACCGAAAATCTGGAAATTGGTGCGTCTGTGGCAAATAACGGGGTCTGCTTAACCGTAACCAAAATTGAAGGGGATCTCGTCAGCTTTGATTTAATGACGGAAACCCTACGCATCACCAATTTAGGCGAATTGTGCCAAGGGGATTGGGTGAACATTGAGCGAGCGATGAAAATGGGTGATGAAATCGGCGGACATATTTTGTCTGGCCACGTTTACACCACCGCCAAGGTTTCGCAACGCATTGTGTCAGAAAATAACTTGCAAATTTGGTTCGAGTTGCCTGATCCTGCCTTGATGAAATATATTCTCACTAAGGGATTTATCGCCATTGATGGCATCAGCCTGACTATTGGCGAAGTGAAAGGCAACGAGTTTTGCGTGAACCTTATTCCAGAAACCATTCATCGCACCTTGATCGGCAAGCGTGAAGTGGGGGATTTCGTGAATATTGAAATCGATCCACAAACACAAGCTATTGTGGATACGGTAGAACGCTATTTAGCCAGCCGTGGTGAATAATGGCATAAAATGAAAAACTAAAGTGCGGTCGAAAATTACGAAATTTTTCACCGCACTTTTTTAATCGCATTCTGTGTTACGATGTGCAATATTCAGTAAACGGCACGCAACAGCGATATGGGGGCAATATGCAAAATGATTTTTGGAGTTCCGCGCTTTTTTCCATAAGCGTAACTTTACCGACCTTATTGTTGTTAATACTCGGCATCGGGCTGCGAAAACGCAAAATCATTGACGATAAATTCAGCCAGCAAGCCACTAGCGTGGTGTTCAAAATCACCTTGCCCGCCTTACTCTTTCTTAACGTATTTAAAAACCCTATTGCTGAGCTGAATGAACAGTTGGTGATGATTTGGGCGTGCGTGCTGGGAACCTTGTTACTGTTCCTTTGTGCGGAAATTTTTGCCGCAAAATTTGTGCAAGAAAAGCGAGAACGTGGCACTTTCGTGCAAGGTGTTTATCGCGGAAATTGTAGTATTTTAGGGCTAGCATTCTGCCTTAATGCCTATGGTGATGCCGCATTAGTGCCAGCCACCATTTATGCGGCCACTACGGCGATTATTTACAATGTGTTAGGCGTGATCACCTTAAGCCGCTCCCTTTCTGACGGCAAAGTGAATATTCCACGAATGATCTTAAATGTGGCAAAAAATCCCTTAATTATCAGCATAGTATTAGGCTTTTTAGCCAGTTATTTAAAATTGGCTATTCCTAAATTTATGCTTACCACAATCCAATATCTCGCCACAATGACCTTACCGCTTGCGTTGATCTGTGCTGGTGTCAGCATTGAATTAAAAGCCTTGTATAAAATTTCAGGCATTTCTTTATGGGCAAGCATAGGGCGAGTGATTGTTGCACCGATTTTTATGGTGTTACTGGGCAAATTATTTGGCTTTAGCGGCGTGAATTTAGGTGTGATTTTCTTAATGAATGCCACCCCAATGGCGGCCGCGGCTTATGCAATGGTGCGTGGAATGGGGGGCAACGCCAACACCGCAGCGAACATTATTGGCATTACCACTTTCGCATCAATGTTTATCTCTGCCTTAGGCTTAACCATTTTGCACCAAATGGGTTGGGTGTAAGCATAACGCTTAATAAAAAACAAAAGGGCGAAAATCTTCGCCCTAAAATTTGTTAAAAAAGCACCGCACTTTATGGGTTAAGCGAGATCTTCACCGCACAGCGTTCGCCTTGTTGGAGCGGTTGTGCAATTCTTGCAGTTTCCAAACAAACCATTGTTTTATAACCTGTTTCGCTAATTCCGCCAGTGGCTTTATGCCAAGGATTCCACAGCACCACATTGCTTGCATTATGATGTGCCACATTAATTGTACGCCCGTCCCCTTTATCGACAATGTGATGCGAAACAGGGGATTGCACCGTATAAATGCAATCAATATGCTGATCAATTAAACGTGGGGAAGGCACATTTTCTTGCTGCTGCGTTAATGCGTTGAAACATTCCGTTGGCAAGTTTTGCACTTCCACATTGGCCACATCGCTTAAATTAAAATAGCTATGCAAAGCAAGTTGGGCAGGCTCTTGTCCGTAATGCTGAAAAATAATTTCGCAATCTTTGCTAAAGATCATTGTGGTTTTGGCTTCAATCAAATGATCTGAAGAAAATAAACAAAATTCCAACCGCACTTTGTTTTCTTCAATTTCATAATCACTGAGCTGCCATAAACTGATGCGCGCATAACCGTGCGCAGGGGATTTTGCACCACCAAACCAAGGATAGCAAATTGGCACACCACCACGAATGGCATTGCCTAAGGTAAAAGGTTCAATTTCACTCAGCCAAAGCACGTCTTTCTGCGCGCCTTTCGGCTGCCAGCTAAATAAATGCGCACCTTGAAGCGAGATCAAGGCTTTACCCACTGGGTGATCTAACGCGATCACAGGGATTTCATTATATTGCTGCAAACTTAATGCTGGGGTGAGTTGTTTGATTATTGTTGTCATTAAATTATTCTCCTTTAACAATGTGAATTATTCACTTCTTCGCGTAAAAATTTTCCGTGTTGTAGGAAAATGGTGCGGTTGGTGAGCTTACCCAGTTCGGGATTATGCGTTACCATTACGATCGTTCGCCCTTGCTGATTGAGTTCGGTGAGCAAATCTAGCACCAGTTTTTCATTTTTTTCATCAAGGTTGCCAGTGGGTTCATCAGCGAAAATCACTGGAGGTTGATTAACCAGGGCGCGGGCGATACAAACCCGTTGCTGTTCACCACCCGA
This window contains:
- the torA gene encoding trimethylamine-N-oxide reductase TorA, with protein sequence MKKQDNINASRRDFIKHSSLGLAGTSLSGGVVGSLVSSKAVAAEQSTVVTAAHWGPLGVVVEDGKVVKSGPAIPAPLTNELQSVVADQLYSETRVKYPMVRKGYLEGNKDTSLRGRDEWVRVSWEQAFDLVAKEIKRVRDSYGATGIYAGSYGWYSSGSLHAARTLLHRYLNVTGGFVGSKGDYSTGAAQVIMPHVLGTIEVYEQQTSWETILESSEIVVLWSANPLTTLRIAWTSTDQEGLAYFKKLKESGKRIICIDPVRSESCEFLGAEWIPINTATDVPLMLGIAHTLVSEDKHDKAFLKKYTSGYDKFEEYLLGKTDGQPKDATWASKLTGVPVEVIKQLANDFVTKRTMLMGGWGMQRQRHGEQSHWMMVTLASMLGQIGLPGGGFGFSYHYANGGVPTATGGILGSITANPAVQAGEKTWLDETSKMAFPVARVADALLNPGKTIQYNGTEITYPDIKLVYWAGGNPFVHHQDTNTLVKAFHKPDTFIVNEVNWTPTARMADIVLPVTTSYERNDLTMSGDYSMMNIYPMKQVVPPQFEAKSDYDIFTELAKRAGVEEQFTENKSEMDWLKGFYQTAFDAARKNRVLMPKFEKFWEENKPITFKANEKAKKWVRYEEFRNDPLLNPLGTPSGKIEIYSDVVAKMNYDDCKGYPSWMEPAEFAGNTTAEAPLALVTPHPYYRLHSQLAHTSLRQKYAVNDREPVLIHKDDAATRGIVDGDIVRIFNSRGQVLAGAVVTDGIIKGTVALHEGAWYDPANLGQSDKPLCKNGCPNVLTRDEGTSKLAQGNSPNTCIVQVEKFTGEAPAVTVFKQPKQSA
- the rplY gene encoding 50S ribosomal protein L25, with the protein product MSFKFNAEVRTAQGKGASRRLRHNGQIPAIVYGGNAEPVSIILNHDELNNAQVHDSFYSDVITLVIDGKEVAVKVQAMQRHPFKPKLVHIDFKRV
- a CDS encoding DedA family protein, which codes for MEFLINFFTDYGYFAVLFVLIICGFGVPIPEDITLVSGGVISGLGYTNPHIMLVVSMLGVLIGDSTMYWLGRAYGVKILRFRPIRKMLTLKRLQMVRSQFDKYGNRVLFTARFLPGLRAPIYMVSGITRRVSFVRFVLIDFLAAIISVPIWVYLGHFGASNLDWLNEQIHKGQFVIYAIIGVVALIVLWKWKKSRKNKQAG
- a CDS encoding AEC family transporter — translated: MQNDFWSSALFSISVTLPTLLLLILGIGLRKRKIIDDKFSQQATSVVFKITLPALLFLNVFKNPIAELNEQLVMIWACVLGTLLLFLCAEIFAAKFVQEKRERGTFVQGVYRGNCSILGLAFCLNAYGDAALVPATIYAATTAIIYNVLGVITLSRSLSDGKVNIPRMILNVAKNPLIISIVLGFLASYLKLAIPKFMLTTIQYLATMTLPLALICAGVSIELKALYKISGISLWASIGRVIVAPIFMVLLGKLFGFSGVNLGVIFLMNATPMAAAAYAMVRGMGGNANTAANIIGITTFASMFISALGLTILHQMGWV
- a CDS encoding MATE family efflux transporter, producing MLFSFIQHHRQEMGKLVAIAFPILLAQMAQNSMGFVDTIMAGRVSAADMAAISVGASIWLPLILLGHGLLLALPPIISYLNGSGQRQRIAHYVRQGMWVVVLSCIPLGLFIYYSDYVISHMKMEPRLAQITIDYLHAMLWGLPGYLLMINFRCLNDGIAKTAPTMLITFAGLFLNIPLNYIFIYGKLGVPAFGAVGCGIATAIVNWAMCLMMISYSRQARSQRDIHLFDKIIEKPDFSTLKKVLGLGFPIGIALFCEVALFALSSLLLSPLGTEVVASHQIALTTSSFIFMLPMSLGMATTILVGQRLGESSLQQAKAVFYSALAVGLSLACFTALIVVLFNQQIPKIYVSDQDVILIASHLLLISALYQFSDTIQVITAGALRGYKDTKSILYITMFCYWGIGMPLGYILSRTDWLMPSIGAAGFWVGFVVSLTVAAVLLIQRIRKIQALPDQEILQKLKAIQ
- a CDS encoding riboflavin synthase subunit alpha, producing the protein MFTGIVQGVAQIHSIDEKTHFRTQVVKMPQELTENLEIGASVANNGVCLTVTKIEGDLVSFDLMTETLRITNLGELCQGDWVNIERAMKMGDEIGGHILSGHVYTTAKVSQRIVSENNLQIWFELPDPALMKYILTKGFIAIDGISLTIGEVKGNEFCVNLIPETIHRTLIGKREVGDFVNIEIDPQTQAIVDTVERYLASRGE
- a CDS encoding TonB-dependent receptor, producing MQYSIPVKLSAIYTALFFGVSFSALAETNQSLDEINVVTELEKFKATNKLKSEVNLSLLGEQLAFTSPITVVNYDEQALADNQPRNIVDAIAKTDASVMNFGGETNTLQGVYVRSLQLDARQFSLNGLAGLYSTYNSPTAAVSSAQLIKGASTATVGMDPEGSSGASINIETKRATDKDINRLGFAWFSDSRLQESFDFGRRFGTNKEWGIRINGLYRDGDTARDHYDERNKEFAISADYRGEKLRVALDYLYAKRATHGGRARVQDIQNLTYALPAAPNGEINLIPAWSWQTTRDQTIMLTASYDLPYEMTLSGGIGHMTSNYYGNFGQILATNIQPNGDYKISQMRAMDFITRTTSGNLKLQGHHFTGTLSHNWNVAFDAVLRERDFDQSPVLKPFSGGNLYAPHFAQVDNFKPLAQGNTDQKLKSYSLALADTLGLFDDQIRLTLGGRLQWIKQTNYQTNATTGEKSVKTDGKAHRFSPMLTLAWVPNSNFVLYGNYLEDLEPGYVDEDGTMADPRVSRQIELGARKNWSETFTTTLSLYQITRPGIISAKFATKYHRTSGEEQGKERNRGIEFNLYANLLEGRLRPSFGITYNKGDLIDFSSYAGEIINGAQVASPRIIAKAAVEWEPSFAPNLLLSSAVQYYGKSYQNYAKTYEFPSYTTVDLGAKYRFQIRQNQDLILRVGIENLFNKHYWQVQRGKYDRSFALMGMPRTYWAKIEYAF
- a CDS encoding YcgL domain-containing protein, which translates into the protein MLCAIYKSKKKEGMYLYIAKRDDFSPIPETLRDSFGTPIFVMLFNLKGEKSLVNADNQEVLEKIQQQGFYLQMPKKEENLLEIHKKSTALH
- a CDS encoding Gfo/Idh/MocA family oxidoreductase, translated to MEKIINVAIAGFGMSAKTFHMPFLDLDPRFQVRKVFERNSEKAKQAYPYIEVVHQFEQLLSPEIDLVIITTPNLTHYEMAKQAILADKNVIVEKPLAVYPAQAEELDKLAKQHNVMLSVYQNRRWDNGALTVKKLLEHQMLGEIVHYEMRYERFSQKPNSKAWKETGEFGSGLVYDLGVHLIDHCVDLFGIPTALYADMKAQRAGAKSEDNFEIIFYYADKKVVLSSTKCAREPAPYIMLQGTKGSYIKATMDNQEALLLKGTKPQGDWNAEPEKDWGLLHTEINGIVIRSPIETERGNYQAYYDNIYAALREQAPLQVTAQQATDVLKLIALIYESAEKGMRMAISL